In Candidatus Accumulibacter cognatus, the genomic window TAGTAGGCTACCGGGTCCTGCGTCAGCATGACGATGGCGCCAAAGCCGATGATGAAGGTCAGGATGTAGAAGTAGCCGATCCAGGTGGTTGCCCAACCGACCGACTTGCGTGCTTCCTTGGCACTCGGAACGGTGAAGAAACGCATCAGGATGTGCGGCAAGCCTGCCGTCCCGAACATCAACGCCATGCCGACCGAAATCGCGGAGATCGGGTCCTTGATCAGCACCCCCGGAGACATGATCGCGTCGTGCTTGGCGTGTATTTCGACGGCCTTGGCAAACAGTGCCTCGGGGTTGAAATTGAACTGCCAGAGCACGGCCAGCGCCATGAAGGTGGCACCGGAGAGCAGCAGGATCGCCTTGATGATCTGCACCCAGGTGGTGGCCGTCATGCCGCCGAAGAGCACATAACACATCATCAGAACACCGACGATCATCACCGCGTAGATGTACTCGAGACCGAACAGCACCTTGATCAACTGACCGGCGCCGACCATCTGGGCAATCATGTAGAAGGCCACGACAACCAGCGTTCCGCAGGCGGCAAAGGTCCGCGTCGGTGTTTGCGCGAAGCGATAGGAGGCGACATCGGCAAAGGTGAACTTGCCCAGATTGCGCAGCCGCTCGGCCATCAGGAAGGTGATCACCGGCCAGCCGACCAGCCAGCCGATCGAGAAGATCAGCCCGTCAAAGCCGTTGGCGAAGACCAGACCGGAGATGCCGAGGAACGACGCCGCGGACATGTAGTCACCGGCGATCGCCAGACCGTTCTGAAAGCCGGTAATGCCGCCGCCGGCCGTATAGAAGTCGGCCGCTGTCTTGGTTTTCATTGCGGCCCAGCGGGTGATCCCCAGTGTCACCAGGACGAAGGCGACGAACATGGCAATCGCCACCCAGTTGGTGGCCTGCTTCGTGGTATTGCCGAGGTCGGCACCCGCCGCGAGAACGCCGCCGGTGGCGAGCAGGCCCAAGGTTAGGCCGAAAATGTTGCGTATGGATTGGCTGCTCATCTCTTGTTGGCCTCCCTGAGGATCTCGGCATTCATGTCGTCAAATTCAGTGTTGGCACGGCGAACATAGATGTTGGTCAAGATGATCGTGAAGATGATCACGCCTACCCCCAGCGGAATTCCGATCGACGTGACCATCCCGGCACCCAGCTTGCCAGCCAGCCATTCCTTGTTGAAAGCAATCAACAGGATGTAGCCGTAGTAGGCAATGATCATCAAAACCGACAGGATATAGCCGAATGAATTGCGCTTATGTACCAGATCGTGATACTTCGGATTGGCTTCAATCCGTGCAACGACGTCTTCGCTCACTATTGTCTCCTCCTCAAAAAGTTCCCACTATCGAGTCACTTACCATGACTTCCAGCACATCATAATGGTCAATACTTACTTCCTGCTTACGCCAGCAAAGGAACCCCGAAACCACGAGAGCTTGTTAAAATCCGTCCCCATCCACCTGACCCGGCCCTCCTGAATAAGAATGATTGATGCAAGCCTGCTCCCCGAACTGATCGCCAACTCGGCAAATCGCCAACCGGACGCCGTCGCGCTGACCTACGGCAAACAGTCGATGAGCTACTCCAAGCTCCAGCAAGCGATCGCTGGCTTCGCCGGCGGTCTGATCGCTCTCGGCCTGCAACGCGGCGAGCGGGTGGCGATCTACCTCGAAAAGCGGATGGAGACCGTCGTTGCGAGTTTTGGCGCCACTGCTGCCGGTTGCGTCTTCGTACCGCTGAACCCCCTGCTCAAGGCGGAGCAGGTGGCCTACATCATGCGCGACTGCAATGTACGGGCGCTTGTCACCTCGCCCGAACGCCTGCCGTTGCTGACTGCAACGCTCTCTGCATGCCATGATCTGCGGCACGTCATCCTGGTCAACGCCGACTCCTGGCCAGCCAGTACCGGCCCACTCGCCTGCCTGGGCTGGGACGATCTGCTGCAGGCGTCTTCTGCCGCCGGCCACCGGGTCATCGACACCGACATGGCGGCCATCCTCTACACCTCGGGGAGTACGGGCAAACCGAAGGGGGTGGTTCTCTCGCACCGAAACATGGTCGCCGGCGCCAAAAGCGTTGCGAGCTATCTCGAAAACAGCGCTGCCGACACGCTGCTGGCTGCCCTACCACTCTCTTTCGATGCCGGCTTCAGCCAGTTGACGACGGCATTTCACGCCGGTGCGCGCGTCGTGCTGCTCAATTACCTTCTGCCCCAGGATGTGCTCAAGGCTCTGGCGAAAGAAAGGGTGACCGGACTGACTGCGGTGCCACCGCTCTACATTCAGCTCTCGCAGCTCGCCTGGCCAGCGACCATTAACGAGCACCTGCGATATTTCGCCAATACCGGTGGGCGCATGCCACGCGAAACGCTGGCTGCCTTGCGCGCGCGCCTGCCAGCAAGCAAGCCCTATCTGATGTACGGCCTGACGGAAGCCTTCCGTTCGACCTACCTGCCGCCGGAGGAGGTGGACCGACGCCCGGATTCGATCGGCAAAGCCATCCCAAACGCCGAAATTCTCGTCCTGCGCGAAGATGGCTCGTCCTGCGCGGCCAACGAACCAGGCGAACTCGTCCATCGCGGCGCACTGGTGGGCATGGGTTACTGGAACGACCACGAAAAAACCGCCGAGCGCTACAAACCGCTTCCCACGAATACGCCGGGTCGCGATGCCGGTCTGGTGCTGCCCGAGATCGCCGTGTTCTCGGGTGACACCGTGCGCAGGGATGAAGATGGTTTTCTCTATTTCATCGGTCGCCGCGACGAAATGATGAAAACGTCGGGCTACCGGGTCAGTCCCACCGAGGTCGAGGAAGTGATCTACGCCACTCGCCTGGTCGGCGAATGCGTTGCCTTTGGCGTCGAGCACGCAACGCTCGGGCAGGCCATCCAGGTGATTGCCACGCCCGCCGCTGGCGACAGCCTCGATACCACCGCCCTGCTCGCCGACTGCCGTAACCGCATGCCTGCGTACATGGTGCCGGCAGGCATCATCGTGCGGTCGGGCCCCTTGCCGCGCAACCCCAACGGCAAGATCGACCGCAAGGCGCTGGCCAGTGAGTTTCTCGCGATGAAAGTGGCGGCAGATGAATAATCGAAGCTCTCCGGTACATGCAGTGATCAATCCGTTCCCGGTACAAAACGGTGAACTCATCGTCGGTGGCCTGCCGCTGTCGCGACTCGCCGCGCGTGTCGGGCAAACGCCGTTTTACGTTTACGACCGGCATTTGCTCACGCAACGAGTCGGCGAACTGCGGGCTGCTCTGCCGACAACCCTGAAACTGCACTACGCGATGAAGGCCAACCCGATGCCGGCGCTAGTCTGCCACATGGCCGGCCTGGTCGATGGCATCGACGTGGCATCGGCCGGCGAACTACAGGTTGCTCTCGACGCCGGGGCCAATCCGCGCGACATCAGCTTTGCCGGCCCGGGCAAACGGCGCAGCGAGTTGCAACAGGCGGTTGCGGCCGGCATCCTGATCAATATCGAATCGTTTCGTGAGGTTGTGGAACTGGCAGCCATTGGCGACGCGACGGGTTACACGGCACGCATTGCCGTACGCGTCAATCCCGATTTCGAACTCAAGAGTTCGGGAATGAAAATGGGCGGCGGCGCCAAGCAATTTGGTGTGGATGCCGAACAAGTCCCCGGACTCCTGGCCGAGATCGGCCGCAGCGGCCTGGCCTTTGAAGGCTTCCACCTCTTTGCCGGCTCACAAAACCTCAGACCGGAAGCCATCGTCGAAGCGCAGGGCAAGAGCTATGAGTTGGCGTTGCGCCTGGCACAGGCTGCGCCATCAACGGTCCGATTCCTCAACCTCGGCGGCGGGTTTGGCATCCCCTACTTCCCGGGCGAGCAGCCGCTCGACTTGGCACCCATCGGCGCCAATCTCGCCAACATCGTCGAACGCGCTGGCCATGAATTGCCGGCGGCCGAGCTGGTCGTCGAACTGGGGCGTTATCTGGTGGGGGAGGCCGGCATCTACGTCACCCGCATCGTCGATCGCAAGGTCTCGCGCGGTCACACCTTCCTCGTCTGCGACGGCGGACTGCACCACCATCTCTCTGCATCGGGCAATTTCGGCCAGGTGATCCGCAAGAACTACCCCGTCGCCATTGGCAACCGGATGACGCCGACCGAACTCGAAACGGTATCGGTGGTAGGCCCGTTGTGCACGCCACTCGACCTGCTGGCTGACCGAATGGCTCTGGCCACAGCACAAGCCGGAGATCTGGTCGTGATCTTCCAGTCGGGCGCCTATGGGATTACGGCCAGCCCGCAGGCCTTTCTCGGGCATCCCGCCGGAATCGAATTGCTGGTCTGAGAACCCGTGAGAGACGCTCGGCAATCCGTCAATCAAGAACGTTTTTTCTTATCGAAATATTCAGGGAGACCCTCAAGAAATGGTTCCAGGCGACGTTTACTCGATCAGGATAAACAGGAGAAACGCTCATGAAATCCGCTCTCGCTTCTCTTTTCCAGCGACTGATGATCGTCGGAACCACCCTCCTCTTGGTCAACAGCGTCGCTGCGGCCAGTTTCCTGCCGAGCAGTGCGCGTGTAGATAAAGGCCTGACGCTCTATCTGCCCAGTCCTGTGAAAGCCGCTGCTATCCCCTCCGGCACCCACATGGCGGACGACCGTGCCAATTTCCTCGGTCAGCTATCCCCGCTGGCCAGCGAACCCGTCTCCACCCAGATCAACCGTGAGAGCGTACCCTTCGACAGCAAACCTGGGCAGGGAGACGATAATGCCACCGATGAACAGCGCTTGCACACCCGGCAGAGCGATATCGAACCAAGTCAGGCCGACTACTCGACGCCGGCGCCGGGCCACATCGACAGTTCGCATGCGGAATATGGCGG contains:
- a CDS encoding DUF485 domain-containing protein, with product MSEDVVARIEANPKYHDLVHKRNSFGYILSVLMIIAYYGYILLIAFNKEWLAGKLGAGMVTSIGIPLGVGVIIFTIILTNIYVRRANTEFDDMNAEILREANKR
- a CDS encoding acyl-CoA ligase (AMP-forming), exosortase A system-associated yields the protein MIDASLLPELIANSANRQPDAVALTYGKQSMSYSKLQQAIAGFAGGLIALGLQRGERVAIYLEKRMETVVASFGATAAGCVFVPLNPLLKAEQVAYIMRDCNVRALVTSPERLPLLTATLSACHDLRHVILVNADSWPASTGPLACLGWDDLLQASSAAGHRVIDTDMAAILYTSGSTGKPKGVVLSHRNMVAGAKSVASYLENSAADTLLAALPLSFDAGFSQLTTAFHAGARVVLLNYLLPQDVLKALAKERVTGLTAVPPLYIQLSQLAWPATINEHLRYFANTGGRMPRETLAALRARLPASKPYLMYGLTEAFRSTYLPPEEVDRRPDSIGKAIPNAEILVLREDGSSCAANEPGELVHRGALVGMGYWNDHEKTAERYKPLPTNTPGRDAGLVLPEIAVFSGDTVRRDEDGFLYFIGRRDEMMKTSGYRVSPTEVEEVIYATRLVGECVAFGVEHATLGQAIQVIATPAAGDSLDTTALLADCRNRMPAYMVPAGIIVRSGPLPRNPNGKIDRKALASEFLAMKVAADE
- a CDS encoding pyridoxal-dependent decarboxylase, exosortase A system-associated; its protein translation is MNNRSSPVHAVINPFPVQNGELIVGGLPLSRLAARVGQTPFYVYDRHLLTQRVGELRAALPTTLKLHYAMKANPMPALVCHMAGLVDGIDVASAGELQVALDAGANPRDISFAGPGKRRSELQQAVAAGILINIESFREVVELAAIGDATGYTARIAVRVNPDFELKSSGMKMGGGAKQFGVDAEQVPGLLAEIGRSGLAFEGFHLFAGSQNLRPEAIVEAQGKSYELALRLAQAAPSTVRFLNLGGGFGIPYFPGEQPLDLAPIGANLANIVERAGHELPAAELVVELGRYLVGEAGIYVTRIVDRKVSRGHTFLVCDGGLHHHLSASGNFGQVIRKNYPVAIGNRMTPTELETVSVVGPLCTPLDLLADRMALATAQAGDLVVIFQSGAYGITASPQAFLGHPAGIELLV
- a CDS encoding cation acetate symporter — protein: MSSQSIRNIFGLTLGLLATGGVLAAGADLGNTTKQATNWVAIAMFVAFVLVTLGITRWAAMKTKTAADFYTAGGGITGFQNGLAIAGDYMSAASFLGISGLVFANGFDGLIFSIGWLVGWPVITFLMAERLRNLGKFTFADVASYRFAQTPTRTFAACGTLVVVAFYMIAQMVGAGQLIKVLFGLEYIYAVMIVGVLMMCYVLFGGMTATTWVQIIKAILLLSGATFMALAVLWQFNFNPEALFAKAVEIHAKHDAIMSPGVLIKDPISAISVGMALMFGTAGLPHILMRFFTVPSAKEARKSVGWATTWIGYFYILTFIIGFGAIVMLTQDPVAYYVPKMVDGVQAVGPDGKLVWDGLRGGGNMAAIHLSNAVGGNVFLGFISAVAFATILAVVSGLTLSGASAVSHDLYATVFKKGKADSANELRVSKITTICLGIVAVGLGIAFEKENVAYMVMLAFVIACSANFPILFMSVLWKDCTTKGAVAGGIVGLVSSVVLTIMSASVWEAVLKNPKGSAWFPYSSPAIFSMTAAFVVIYVVSKLDNSKQAQLERSLYPAQKVRSETGFGASSASGH